In one Angustibacter luteus genomic region, the following are encoded:
- a CDS encoding MarR family winged helix-turn-helix transcriptional regulator, translated as MDPGTAHEQSAGGGADGGDAGRPSSRTHQPRTAELAAWRSFLRAHASVVRRLEADLLRVHGLSLGVYDVLVQLVEAPDRRLRMTDLADAVLLSRSGLTRLVDRMVRDGYVRREPDPGDARGVWAVLTPAGFERLKTASATHLDGVGRYVVDRLEPDELASWGTACSKIAGDDLPAPPALS; from the coding sequence GTGGATCCGGGGACCGCGCACGAGCAGAGCGCCGGGGGTGGAGCAGACGGCGGCGACGCTGGTCGGCCGAGCTCCCGGACGCACCAACCGCGTACGGCCGAGCTGGCCGCCTGGCGCTCGTTCCTGCGCGCGCACGCCTCGGTGGTGCGCCGGCTGGAGGCCGACCTGCTGCGGGTGCACGGCCTCTCGCTGGGCGTCTACGACGTCCTGGTGCAGCTGGTCGAGGCGCCTGACCGGCGGCTGCGGATGACCGACCTGGCCGACGCCGTGCTGCTGTCGCGCAGCGGGCTGACCCGCCTGGTGGACCGCATGGTGCGGGACGGCTACGTGCGCCGCGAGCCCGACCCGGGTGACGCGCGCGGCGTGTGGGCGGTGCTCACCCCGGCCGGGTTCGAGCGGCTGAAGACGGCGTCCGCGACCCACCTGGACGGCGTGGGCCGCTACGTGGTGGACCGGCTGGAGCCGGACGAGCTGGCGTCCTGGGGGACGGCCTGCTCGAAGATCGCCGGCGACGACCTGCCGGCGCCCCCCGCGCTGAGCTGA
- a CDS encoding ATPase, T2SS/T4P/T4SS family: MSAPTPAVNLPAQGGNAALLQARPLDGSETGTTRRRRLGEVLIDEQLLTTAQLEHALQAQASSEGPRRRLGQVVADLGYATEREVAESLATHLGLESADLSKIVPAPDVVRMLPRVVADRTGVLCLDRHPDGGLIVATSDPTNVLALDDVRMYTRASELYVVVAPATQIKDHLARAWSLAADDAGVTMIAEDMDEGANPEDLQGVGGGVDDAPIVKLVNQVLADAARLRASDIHIENQRDGLRIRYRVDGLLRDVMTAPKRLGPSVVSRVKIMSGLDIAERRVPQDGRSRIIVDGQAIDTRVSTLPSLHGEKIVVRLLTRADNVPSLSTLGFEPDQLETFLAALAVPQGLVLITGPTGSGKTNTLYAAIHQTMTPDKNIVTLEDPIEVQLPGITQVQVNLKSGMTFDAGLRSILRQDPDIVLVGEVRDALTAELALKASLTGHLVLTTLHTNSAVSALTRLVDMGVEPFLVASSLTAAVAQRLVRKPCDSCAEGYIPDDGTLALLGLTIEDILDATPLMGVGCPDCGGTGYRGRTAVYEVLEVDNAMRKVLMTSATESAVGAQAKAVGMMTLRGAALEKAKRGETTFEEAVRVTHADAGLGKSCPSCERGVEDGMVACPWCGVALDCSCTTCGRQLETEWRVCPWCRTAVQGPGGHRERRRANDPVEVYPVPPEDDSYPG; encoded by the coding sequence ATGTCCGCGCCTACGCCTGCCGTCAACCTGCCCGCTCAAGGGGGCAACGCCGCACTGCTGCAGGCGCGCCCGCTGGACGGCAGCGAGACCGGCACCACCCGGCGCCGCCGCCTCGGTGAGGTGCTGATCGACGAGCAGCTGCTCACCACGGCCCAGCTCGAGCACGCCCTGCAGGCCCAGGCCTCCTCCGAGGGACCCCGCCGCCGGCTCGGCCAGGTCGTCGCCGACCTCGGCTACGCCACCGAGCGCGAGGTTGCCGAGTCGCTCGCCACCCACCTCGGGCTGGAGTCCGCGGACCTGTCCAAGATCGTCCCGGCGCCGGACGTCGTGCGCATGCTGCCGCGCGTCGTCGCCGACCGCACCGGCGTCCTCTGCCTGGACCGGCACCCGGACGGCGGCCTGATCGTCGCCACCTCGGACCCCACCAACGTGCTCGCCCTCGACGACGTCCGGATGTACACCCGGGCGAGCGAGCTGTACGTCGTCGTCGCACCCGCCACCCAGATCAAGGACCACCTGGCCCGGGCCTGGTCGCTGGCCGCCGACGACGCCGGCGTGACCATGATCGCCGAGGACATGGACGAGGGCGCCAACCCCGAGGACCTGCAGGGCGTCGGCGGCGGCGTGGACGACGCGCCCATCGTCAAGCTGGTCAACCAGGTGCTGGCGGACGCCGCGCGCCTGCGCGCCTCCGACATCCACATCGAGAACCAGCGGGACGGCCTGCGCATCCGGTACCGCGTCGACGGCCTGCTGCGCGACGTGATGACCGCGCCCAAGCGCCTCGGCCCGTCCGTGGTCAGCCGGGTCAAGATCATGTCCGGCCTGGACATCGCCGAGCGGCGCGTCCCGCAGGACGGCCGCAGCCGGATCATCGTGGACGGCCAGGCCATCGACACCCGGGTCAGCACGCTGCCCTCGCTGCACGGCGAGAAGATCGTCGTCCGGCTGCTCACCCGCGCCGACAACGTGCCGTCGCTGTCCACGCTCGGCTTCGAGCCGGACCAGCTCGAGACGTTCCTCGCCGCGCTGGCCGTGCCCCAGGGCCTCGTGCTGATCACCGGGCCCACCGGGTCCGGCAAGACGAACACCCTGTACGCCGCCATCCACCAGACGATGACGCCGGACAAGAACATCGTCACGCTCGAGGACCCCATCGAGGTGCAGCTGCCGGGTATCACCCAGGTGCAGGTGAACCTGAAGTCGGGCATGACGTTCGACGCCGGCCTGCGCTCGATCCTGCGCCAGGACCCCGACATCGTGCTGGTCGGTGAGGTGCGGGACGCACTGACCGCCGAGCTGGCCCTGAAGGCCTCGCTCACCGGTCACCTCGTGCTCACCACGCTGCACACGAACTCGGCCGTGTCCGCCCTGACCCGACTCGTCGACATGGGCGTCGAGCCGTTCCTGGTCGCGTCCTCGCTGACCGCGGCCGTCGCCCAGCGGCTCGTCCGCAAGCCGTGCGACTCGTGCGCCGAGGGCTACATCCCGGACGACGGCACGCTGGCCCTGCTGGGCCTGACCATCGAGGACATCCTCGACGCGACCCCGCTGATGGGCGTCGGCTGCCCCGACTGCGGCGGCACCGGCTACCGCGGGCGGACCGCCGTCTACGAGGTGCTCGAGGTCGACAACGCCATGCGCAAGGTCCTCATGACCTCGGCCACCGAGTCCGCCGTCGGCGCGCAGGCCAAGGCCGTCGGGATGATGACGCTGCGCGGCGCGGCGCTGGAGAAGGCCAAGCGCGGCGAGACCACCTTCGAGGAGGCCGTCCGGGTCACCCACGCCGACGCCGGTCTGGGCAAGAGCTGCCCGTCCTGCGAGCGCGGCGTCGAGGACGGCATGGTCGCCTGTCCCTGGTGCGGCGTCGCCCTGGACTGCAGCTGCACCACCTGCGGACGCCAGCTCGAGACCGAGTGGCGGGTCTGCCCGTGGTGCCGCACGGCGGTGCAGGGTCCGGGCGGGCACCGCGAGCGCCGCCGCGCCAACGACCCCGTCGAGGTCTACCCGGTCCCACCCGAGGACGACTCCTACCCGGGGTGA
- a CDS encoding DUF1003 domain-containing protein produces the protein MARERRRTRSPRLDQPREVRRALITRPQVDPDAFAKFAERFARFMGTARFLVYMTVFVLLWWGWNTFAPTTAQFDPKALNYTLLTLILSLQASYAAPLILLAQNRQDDRDRVLGEQDRARDERNLADTEYLTREVASLRIALREVATRDFVRSELRALLEELDERDGTGHPDGPRDRPAG, from the coding sequence GTGGCTCGTGAGCGCCGCCGGACCCGCTCGCCCCGGCTGGACCAGCCGCGCGAGGTGCGCCGCGCCCTGATCACCCGGCCGCAGGTCGACCCGGACGCCTTCGCCAAGTTCGCCGAGCGGTTCGCCCGGTTCATGGGCACCGCCCGCTTCCTCGTCTACATGACGGTGTTCGTGCTGCTCTGGTGGGGCTGGAACACCTTCGCGCCGACGACGGCCCAGTTCGACCCCAAGGCGCTCAACTACACGCTGCTCACCCTCATCCTGTCGCTGCAGGCCTCCTACGCCGCGCCGCTCATCCTGCTCGCGCAGAACCGGCAGGACGACCGCGACCGCGTGCTCGGCGAGCAGGACCGGGCCCGGGACGAGCGGAACCTGGCCGACACCGAGTACCTGACCCGCGAGGTCGCCTCGCTGCGCATCGCGCTGCGCGAGGTCGCCACCCGCGACTTCGTCCGCTCGGAGCTGCGCGCCCTGCTCGAGGAGCTCGACGAACGGGACGGCACGGGACACCCGGACGGCCCCAGGGACCGTCCCGCAGGGTGA